The sequence CATAAAGAATACCTTTTCGAAGCCCAGACTGTAAAACTCAGCAGCTTCCAACATACGATTGTTGTTATCTACTTTGTTCACCACCAGGAGAACAGGTTTGGAAGAGCGGCGCAATAGTTCCGCCATATTATCATCAAGATCGGTAATGCCTGTAGCAGCATCACACATGAAAAGGAGCACGTTTGCTTCTTCCATGGCAATCACTACCTGCTTGCGGATCTCACGTTCAAATACATCATCACTACCGTGTACAAAACCACCGGTATCAATTACGTTAAAAGATCTGCCATTCCAGTCTGCCACTCCATACTGTCTATCTCTCGTTACGCCAGAGACGTCATCCACAATGGCTTTGCGCTGTTCCAGCAAACGGTTGAACAGGGTAGACTTACCCACATTAGGACGACCGACAATTGCTACTGTAAATCCAGCCATAATATTTTAAAAATTACTAAACTTAAAACCTATATGTTCTGTTAGAGAGCCGTCTCTATTCAGAATTAATAACCGTATTCTTTCAGATAAAGATCATTGTCTCTCCACTTACCTCTCACTTTCACAAACAATTCAAGGAACACTTTCTGACCAATAAACTTTTCAATGTCTTCACGCGCCATGGTACCCAGTCTGCGGATGCCCGTTCCTTTATCGCCCAGGATAATTCCTTTCTGTGTATCTCTCGTCACAATAATCTCCGCAGAGATTTTCGTCAGTGTTGTTTTTTCCTGGTACTGTGTCACCACTACTGCTGTGTGATAAGGGATCTCTTCTTCATACAGATGAAAGATCTTTTCCCTGATTATTTCAGCTACGAAAAAGCGGGTAGATTTATCTGTTAATGTATCTTCAGGATAGAAAGGATCACTTTCCGGAAGCATGCTGACAATCTGTTTCAGCAGCGCATCCACACCTTTTTTCTGCAAGGCAGAGATGGTGATGACAGTTGCTTTGCCCCAGTCTTCACATTGCTTCACGATCTCTTCCAGCTTTTCCTTTTCCATCACGTCCATCTTGTTGATCACAAGCAGACATTTTGCTTTCAGTTTCAGCGAATCGAAGAGTTCGAGGTTTTCAGCCACATTGTCTTTCACATCCATCATCAGCAAAGCGACGTCTGCATCTTCAAGTGCTGACTTCACTGCGCCCATCATCTTTTCGTGTAACCGGTAACGCGGGTCTATAATACCCGGGGTATCGGAGAATACAATCTGGTATTCATCAGTAGTCACAATACCAGTTATACGATGTCTGGTAGTTTGAACCTTCGGGGATACAATAGCGAGCTTTTCGCCAATGAGTGCGTTCATGAGGGTACTTTTCCCTGCATTCGCTTTTCCGAAGATATTTACAAACCCTGCTTTATGCATGTAATTTTTTTCCTAAACTTCCTGAAATAAAAAAATCCCGACCTAGCCGGGACTTCGTTTGTAGCGAGGAGGGGATTCGAACCTCTGACCTTCGGGTTATGAGCCCGACGAGCTACCTCTGCTCTACCTCGCAATGAGAGTGCAAAGATAGACAAAGATTAATCCCTGCCAAATATTTTTTAAAAGAAATCCTGCTATCATTTTAACCCGGCCATAGACTCAAGCTATAAGATATACTACTGTCAAGGCTTTCAAGGCAGTACTTTTGAACAAAAAATAATTGAATATTTCTTTTTCTTCATTTACATGAATCAAAAAACTCACTTCTGCTAACGGCAAAAGTGAGTTTTTAAGATTCAGGAAATTGACAATATCAATGAACTGCCGACATCACACCAGGGATAAAGAACAGACCTATAGACGAAAACTATCCCTTTTAAAAAGGAAATTCATTAAAATGGCAAATCATTTCTTACACCTTCATCATCATCATCTTCTTCATTCTCCCTTTCTAATTCTTCCTCACTTCGCTCCTCCTCTACCCCTGCACTTCCAGTTCCCAATACCCCCCTCGCTCCCGGCAGCAACGCCAGTTCCGCTACTCTCATGTTCACACCTGCCAGCACCTCGCCCTGCTTACCCGCATACCCTTTGAACACAGGCCTGCCTTCCACATACACCAGCGTTCCCTTCTTTAAATACGGTCCCAGATTATCCCGCCCCCAGACAGAACAATTAATCCATGTAGTACGCTCCTGTACTACTCCCATTAAATCTTTAAACTGTTCATTTTGTGCTACACTGAATGACAGCACTGATTTCCCGTTGATGACTTTTTTCAAAGCATCATGCCCCAGATGGCCAATGACCGAAAGTCTGATCATGCAATTACAAATTGATGGTTAACATTAAAAAAATAAAACGTGTGAAAACTTTCCAGGGGGGATAATATATATGCAATTCTAATTTAACAATTTTCTTCCATTTAAAAAATTTTTCTCTATACCTTTGTTTCGGAATCCGGTATGTACTATCGTACATTTTTTCAAAACCACCAGCCGGCTTCACCTCGGGGTGCCTTACTATCAGGCTGAGATCAGACCCGTTGAACCTGATCAGGTAATGCTGATTAGGAAAGGTAAGTGAACCAATTCTTCCTTACCCACATATGGCAAGCTGCACGCACATGCGTAGCAGATAACTTAATGCTACCCTCATACCGTAGCTTTTTAAACTGTTGAGTCCATGAGACAATTCTTACTGCTATGGCTGGTTTTCAGCGCAGTCTCGGTACATGCACAAACCGTGCTCACCGGTATAATCACTGACAAAAAAACCGGCCACCCCCTTGAAGGCGTGTCTGTCAGCATCCTTTCTGCCGATAATACCGGCGCCCATTCCAATGCCAATGGGGTTTACCGCATTTTACTCCCTTCACAGGGCACCTTTACTATCAAAGCAACTTACCTGGGCTTTCAACCCCTCACCACTGCTGTGCATACAAACGGAACTAGTACCAATGCCGATCTGCAACTGGAAGAAACCGGCCTCTTCGTACAGCCTGTTGAAATCACCAGCCTCCGCGTAGGCCAGCATGCGCCATTTACTCAATCTACTATCACCGCCGAAGAGATCAAAAAGCAAAACCTGGGACAAGATCTCCCCATCCTGCTCAATCAAATGCCAGGTGTAGTGACCAACTCCGATGCAGGTACTGGCATTGGTTACACCAGCATGCGCGTAAGAGGTACAGACATCACCCGTATCAATGTTACGAACAACGGTATCCCTGTCAATGATGCGGAATCACAGGGCACTTATTTTGTAGATATTCCAGACCTCGCTTCCAGCGTAAGCAGTATTCAGCTGCAACGGGGTGTAGGGACCTCTACCAACGGTGCCGGGGCTTTCGGCGCCTCTCTCAATATCAGCACCAACGATTACCGGGAGAAAGCTTATGGCGAAATCTATAACAGCTTCGGCTCTTTCAATTCATGGAAGAATACAGTAAAAGCAGGTACCGGGCTTATTAACGGCCACTTCACTGTAGATGCCCGCCTGTCAAGAGTCACCTCCGATGGTTATATTGATCGTGCCAGCTCCAATCTCAAAGCTTTTTATACTTCTGCCGCATATATTTCCAAAAACACCGCCATCCGCCTCAACATTTCCTCTGGCACTGAAAAGACTTACCAGGCATGGAACGGCGTACCACAGGATTCCCTGGCTACCCACCGTACCTATAACTCTGCCGGACAAAAATCGGATGGCTCTTATTATAATAACGAAACAGACAATTACCAGATGGACAACTACCAGTTGTTCCTCAACCAGGCCCTCAGCGATAAACTGAACTTCACCGTTGCGGCTCACTATACCAAAGGCAAAGGGTATTACGAGCAGTACAAAGAAGCACAGGCTTACAGTGCTTATGGCCTTACCAACCCTGTTATCAATGATGCGGAAGTGACCAGCACAGACCTCATCCGCCAGCTATGGCTGGACAATGATTTCTATGGTAGCATCTTCTCTGTCAATTACCAGGGCACTAAATTCAGCTGGAGTGTAGGTGGTGGCTGGAACCGTTACGAAGGCAATCACAACGGACAAATTATCTGGGCACAATACGCCATCGACAAGAATTATAAATACTATAACCTGGATGCGATGAAGCGGGATGCAAACATCTACTGGAAAGGTGAATACAAAGTAACCAAAGCCCTCCGTGTATTTGCAGATCTGCAATACCGCGATGTGAAATACAACATTGATGGTTTTGAAGATAATCCTACACTCATTCAGCATAACAAATACAACTTCTTCAATCCAAAAGCAGGTATCACCTATTCTCTCAATGAGCAACAGGATGTATATGCTTCCTTCGCTATTGGAAATAAAGAACCTAACCGCGATGACTTTGAAGCTGCGAAACTACAAACACCCAAAGCTGAAAGTCTGCGTGATGTAGAAGCAGGTTACACCCTGCATACACATGACCTGGTATTGCAGGCGAACGTGTACTACATGAACTACAAAAATCAACTGGTACAAACCGGTAAACTGAATGAAGTAGGTGCTTATACCCGCACTAACATACCTAAGAGCTACCGCGCCGGTATTGAATTACAGGGCACACAGCGACTGGGCAGATATTTCAGCATTGGTTTGAATGCCGCACTCAGTCAGAATAAAGTGAAAAACTTTGTGAGCTATATCGATAACTACGATACAGGTGGTCAGGATACTGTAGTATCCAGCAGCAGTAATATTGCTTTCTCTCCTGCTTTTGTAGGTGGTTATACATTGACTGCAAAACCAATAAAGAACCTTGAAATAGCCTTGATAGGTAAGTATGTAAGCCGTCAGTACCTGGATAACACCGGCGGGAAAGAACGCAGCCTGGATGGTTATTATACGAATGATCTGCGTATCAATTATATCGTACCACAAAAGCTCTTTAAAGAACTGGGAGTACAGTTCATGCTGAATAATATCTGGAACGCTATGTATAGTCCTAATGGTTATACTTATATGTACAGAGAAGGCGGACAGTTATACTCTTCCAACGGGTATTACCCAATGGCCGGAACGAATTTCTTTGCCGGGGTCAATATCGGATTCTAATTTATAAGGGGCACATATTGAAAGAAGTTGTTTCAAAAATAAAGAACCCTCTTCAGCATTACTAAAATGGTTACCTATCTCCATTAGGTACCAGAATTAAGGGAGGCTGTATCTTATGATACGGCCTCTTATTTTTTTTTCGTCGGGAGCCCTAAATGTTAATCTGTATGTCAATTAAGGAACTGATTAAAACAAGATGGACTGTCGAAAGTGACAGGATCACGATTTACCCGTACGGATGGTACGAAGAAGATTGATAGACTGGTAGAAGAGATAAAAAGTATTATGAGATAAAAACATGCATGAAAGAGGAAATTCTCCAACGGGGAATGAAAACCATTTTCAAAGAAAACATTCATGAAAAATGGAATTCACCAACGAAGATGAAACCCATTTTCAATGAAAAAGGGAGTGGAATAATTCCACCCCCTTTAATAAAATAGGTTAGTAAGTCTACTTAGTCAATGCCGCAATCGCTGCATCTACTTTGACAAAGTTAAACCCTTTCAACACATCTTCCATCATTTTATTTATTTCCGCAGTCCCCGGGTTCCCAATACTTCCTTCATGGGTATGTTGCACTGCTTTTTCAGGTGCAAAATTCCCCTTCTCTATATCCAACCCTACCTGCTTGTAAGCTTCTCTGAAAGGCACACCTTCCAGCACCAGCTTATTCACCACTTCCACACTAAACAGGTACTGATACTTTGCATCATCCAGAATATTCTCCTTAATGCGAATATTAGACAACATCAATCCTGTCATCTGAATGCAATCTTTCAGCACCCCAAATGCAGGAAATAAATTTTCCTTCAGCAACTGCAGATCACGGTGATAACCAAGAGGTAAATTGGTGATCATCATCGCAATCTCATTTGGCAACGCCTGCAATTTATTGCAATGAGAACGGATCAGTTCCCACACATCCGGATTCTTTTTATGCGGCATGATACTACTACCAGTCGTCAGCTCATCAGGGAAGGTGATAAAGCCAAAATTCTGGTTCATAAACAACGTCGCATCCATCGCCATCTTTGCCAGCGAAGCCGCAATCCCTGCCAGTGCAAAAGATACGATCTTCTCTGTCTTACCACGCCCCATCTGTGCATACACCACATTGTAATTCAGGTCGTCAAAACCTAACAACTGTGTGGTGAGTGTACGGTTCAGCGGAAAGGAAGAACCATATCCCGCAGCAGAACCCAACGGGTTTTTGTTCACCACTTTGTAAGCGCCCTGCAGCATCGTCAGGTCATCCACCAGACTTTCTGCATACGCACCAAACCAGAGACCAAATGAAGATGGCATAGCAATCTGCAGGTGTGTATACCCCGGCATCAGGCGATCTTTATATTCTTCACTCTTTTGCTGCAACAGGTCGAACAGGCCCTTTACCTCCTTCACTAATATTTGCAACTCCGAACGCAGGAATAATTTCAGGTCTACTAAAACCTGGTCATTCCTGGATCGTCCGCTATGGATCTTTTTACCAACCTCACCCAAACGGCGGGTCAGCAGCAGCTCTACCTGGGAGTGGATATCTTCTACCCCATCTTCCAGTACAAAGTTGCCTTCCTGTATCTCTTTGTAGATCTGTTTTAATTCTTTTTGCAGCACAGCCAATTCGTCTGCTGTAAGCAGGCCAATCGTCTGCAGCATCGTCGTATGTGCCAGTGACCCAAGCACATCGAAAGGCGCGAGAAAAGCATCCATTTCACGATCTTTACCTACCGTGAATTTATCTACTTCAGCAAGGGCTGCTTTGTCTTTTTGCCAGATTTTCATTTCAAATTAGTTTTTAATAATCTCTTCCAACAATGATATATAACTGTCTATTCCCTGTCTCACTTCATCCACAAAAATGAACTCATCAGCGGTATGTGATCTGGCAGAATCGCCAGGTCCCATCTTGATAGAAGTAGATGGAATTAATGCCTGATCAGAAGTGGTTGGTGAACCATAACAGGTCTTTCCTAACCGCACACCTGCCTGTACAAACGGATGGTCCAGCGGAATACCGGAAGGACGCATACGGATAGAACGCGGCTTTATTTCACACTTCACATTTTCCTGTATGATCTCCAGAATTTCTTCCAGGGAATACTGTTCTGTTACACGCACATCCACCACAAAAGATACATCTGCAGGCACCACATTGTGTGCTTTGTTCGATGTATTGATCACGGTAACACTCATCTTCACAGGACCCAGTGTTTCAGATACTTTTGGATATTGATAGGTACGGAACCATTCAATATCCGGCAGTGCCTTATAAAGGGCATTTTCGCCCTCATTTCTCGCCGCATGACCCGCTTTCCCATACACTGTGCAATCCAGTACCATCAGGCCTTTTTCGGCGATGGCCAGTTGGGTTTGTGTAGGTTCCCCTACGATCGCGAATTCAATAGCTGGCAACTGATCGAGAATGCTCTCGATACCGTTGTGACCACTGATCTCTTCTTCGGCAGTAGCAGTGAGAATAATATTGTATTTCAGATCCTGCCGATCGTAGAAATGCAGAAAGGTAGCGATCAGGCTGACCAGACAACCACCTGCATCATTACTACCCAATCCATACAGTTTGCCATCCTCAATATCAGGCGAGAATGGATTACGTGTATATTGCGGGTTTGGCTTTACAGTATCGTGATGGGAATTGAATACGATCACTGGTTTAGCAGGATCGAAGTATTTATTTTGCGCCCAGATGTTATTCAGATGCTGGTTGAAAGGAATGTTCCTCGCTGATAGAAATTCGCCGATCAGTTTAGCAGTATCCTGCTCTTCCCTGCTCAGGGAAGGAGTTGCGATCAGTGATTTTAACAGTTCAACAGCGTCTGCATACAGTTGTTGGTTCCACATAGGTGTTAGCGTATTAAGGTGCCGGCTACTGTGTCAGAGGTATTGCTCAGCACATCGTCTGCATGGCCGATCAGCACTTCATTTACCCCACTCTCAATCGCAGCAAATGCGTTGTTCAGCTTAGGAAGAATACCGTCTGTCAGCACGCCGTCTGCCAGTAGCTCATTATAGATTTGACGGTCGATCAGGTTAATGACGGCATTATCGTCCTGTGCGTCGTGTAGTACTCCTTTCTTTTCGAAACAGTAAATCAGTCTTACGTTATATATTTTCGACATCGCAATCGCCAGCGCACTGGCGATGGTATCTGCATTTGTATTCAGGATCTGCCCTTTGCCATCGTGGGTCAGGGAGGCGAATACCGGTGTCAGGTCAGCTTCCAGCAATGCTTTCAGCGGTGCTGACTGTACCTGGTCGTTATTGATGTCTCCTACAAATCCGTAGTCGATCTCTTTTACGGGTCTTTTTACAGCTGGGATAATGTTAGCGTCTGCACCTGTCATACCGATGGCGTTGCAACCGTTAGCCTGTAATTTTGCTACCAGTTGTTTGTTCACCAAACCACCATATACCATGGTCACTACGTCAATAGTATCCGCATCTGTAATACGGCGGCCATCTACATATTTTGATTCGATACCCAGTTTATCACCTATTCTTGTCGCTATCTTTCCACCACCGTGTATCAGTATTTTCTTACCCTGAATATTAGAAAACTTTTGTAAAAAAGCATCCAGCAATGCAGGGTTGTCGATGACGTTACCGCCGACTTTAATGACAAAAAGATCGATCATATTTTACTTAAAAATTGGGAGGCATCCCTTGCGGGATGCCTTCATATTATTTATTCTTCAAAATCTCACTTAACACAGCCTGCGCAGCCCATACACGGTTGCCGGCTTCTGGTATGACGATCGAATTCGGACCATCCAGTACCTCATCTGCAATCACCACATTTCGTCTTACTGGCAGGCAGTGCATGATCTTCGCATTGTTCGTACCTATCAGTTTCGCGTTGTCCACCATCCAGCTGGGATCTGTGCAGGTGATCTTACCATAGTCTTTGTAAGAAGACCAGTTCTTCACATACACAAAGTCAGCACCTTCCAGTGCCTTATCCTGGTTGTATTCGATCCGCGCATTACCACTGAATTTTGGATCCAGTTCGTACCCTTCAGGATGTGTGATCACGAAATCAACTTCACCCCATGCATTCATCCATTGTGCAAATGAATTGGGTACTGCCTGTGGCAATGCTTTTACATGCGGCGCCCATGTCAATACTACCTTTGGTTTACGTGGCTGCTGCCAGCGCTCTGCAATGGTAATAACGTCGGTGAGGCTCTGCAGCGGGTGCAGGGTCGCACTTTCCAGGCTCACTACAGGTACACCTGCATATTTGATAAACTGGTTAATATACTTCTCAGTGTAATCCGCTTCCTTGTCTTTCAGACCGGGAAAAGTACGGATCGCCATGATGTCAAAGTATTGCCCCATCACTGCTGCCGCTTCTTTCACGTGCTCTGAGGTGCTGCCATTCATAATCGCACCATCATTCATTTCCAGTTGCCAGCCTTCCTTATCGATGTTGAATACAACCGCTTCCATCCCAAGGTTCTTTGCCGCCACCTGCGTACTCAATCGTGTTCGCAGACTTGGGTTTAAGAATATCATACCCAGGGTCTTGTTCTCACCCAGTTTCTTATCTTTAAAAGGCTGTTTTTTGTAGTCCAGAGCGATATCCACTAACCGTGGGACACTTGGCACATCATCTACTGAAATAAATTGTTTCATTTTTTCTGTATGGCGCTGTAATGATGATAGTATAAAAGTTAGTTCAGTTCTTTGCTGAAAGCAGTCAGGAACTCGTTGGCATGTTCCATGGTCAGTGCCAGTGAAGGCAGCAACCTGATCACATTTGGCTTCGCCTCGCCGGTAAAGATCTTATGCTTAAATAACAGTTCTTTTCTCACATGGTTCAGTGACTCCGGCAGTTCGATACCGATCATGAGACCTCTACCCCTTACTTCAGTTACCTGTGGAAATTTTTGCAGTTCGCTGATCAGGTAGTTACCTACTTTCTCTGCATTCGCAATCAGGTTTTCACTCTCCATTGTTTCCAGTACGGCCAGTGCTGCTGCACAAGCCAGGTGGTTACCACCAAATGTAGTACCCAGCATACCGTAAGCTGGTTTGATATGAGGAGCGATGATGATACCACCGATTGGGAAACCATTACCCATACCCTTTGCCATGGTGTAAATATCTGCATTCACACCCGCATGGTCGTGGGAGTAGAATTTACCGCTTCTGCCATAACCACACTGTACGCTGTCTGCGATGAATACTGCATTATACTGATCGCACAGACTTCTGATCTTTTGCAGGAAAGAAGTGCTGGCTACTTTAATACCACCTACACCCTGTATACCTTCGATGATCACAGAGGAGATTTCGTTGGCTTTGAAAGCTGCTTCCAGTGCTGCTTCATCTTCCCATGGCAGGAAAATTACGTTGTCAGTCTGGTTCACAGGCGCTACGATCTTGGGATTGTCTGTCACCGCAACAGCCAGGCTGGTTCTACCGTGGAAGCTGTTTTTGAAAGCAATTACTTTCTTTTTACCATTGTAGAAAGAGGCCAGTTTCAGTGCATTCTCATTTGCTTCTGCGCCAGAGTTCACGAGGAACAGCTGGTAGTCAGGCTTACCGCTCAGTTGGCCCAGTTTTTCAGCCAGTTGCTGCTGAATAGGGATCTTTACAGAGTTGGAATAGAAACCAACTTTGTTCAGTTGTTCGGTGAGCCGCTTTACATAATGAGGATGTGTATGACCGATAGAGATCACTGCGTGACCGCCATACATGTCAAGGTACTGGTTGCCCTGATCGTCCCAAACGTTGGAACCTAAGGCTTTCTCAATAGTAATATTATTGATGGGATATACGTCGAATAAATTCATTGTTAAGAAGGATCTTAAGATTTAAAATACGATTGATTTCAGCTTCAGTCCTGCAGTTTCATCCAGTCCGTACATGATGTTCATATTCTGAATGGCCTGTCCGGAGGCGCCTTTCACCAGGTTGTCTTCGATAGAGTGGATCACGAGTTTGTTGCCCACTTTCTCTAACTGGATCAGGACCTTGTTGGTGTTTACCACCTGTTTCAGGTCAATCTGTTTATCACTCACGTGTGTGAACGGTGCATCTGCATAATAGTCCTTATACAGCTGCTGTGCTTCTTCGAGTGACAGATCGCTGTTCAGGTACGAAGTGATCCAGATTCCTCTTGGAAAGTCACCTCTTACAGGTACAAAATTGATCTCACCTCCGAAAGAAGGTTGCAACAGCTGTAAGCTTCGTCGTATTTCCTTCAGGTGCTGATGGCTCAGCACTTTGTATGTGCTTACATTGTTGGCTCTCCATGTAAAATGGGAAGTTGCCTGCAGACTTTGTCCGGCACCGGTAGACCCAGTGATACCGGTAGTATGTACTTCCTGCAGTTTACCGGCCTTAGCCAGTGGCAATAGGCCAAGTTGTATAGCTGTGGCAAAGCAGCCCGGGTTGGCGATGTTCTTTGCGCTGGCAATTTTTTCTTTGTTCAGCTCTACGAGACCATAAACGAATTCACGGCCTTTGGCTGTTTCACCGAGTCTGAAATCCTGGCTCAGGTCGATGATATTGATGTGTGCAGGGATGTCGTTGTCTTCCACAAATTTCTTTGCTTCGCCATGTCCCAGGCAGAGGAAGATCACATCCACATCATTGCTGAGTTCACCTGTAAAGGTGAGCTCAGTTTCGCCCAGCAGGTCAGCATGCACGGCATACAAAGGATTGCCGGCATTACTGCGACTGTGTACGAATGATATATTTACGTTGGGATGATTGAGTAAAAGACGGATCATTTCACCGCCACCATAACCTGCGCCGCCTACGATCCCTGCATTTATTTTTTTCTCAGTTGCCATTCTTAATTATTTGCCGCCGTTGGCGCTCTCAGTTACCTGATGCCAGATCATAGTCTGGTTACCGAAGATCTTGCTGAAACCTCTTACATCTTCGCCACTCCAGCCATTATTCATCTCACCGTATTTACCGAATTTGCTGCTCATCAGATCGTAAGCAGATTCGATACCAGTTACCTGGAAGCGGTAAGGCTGTAACGTTACAAATACTTCGCCGGTCACATTTTCCTGGCTGTGCTGTAAGAACGCTTCGATGTCGCGCATTACAGGGTCCATGATCTGACCTTCATGCATCCAGTTGCCGTAGAATGCAGCCAGTTGGTCTTTCCAGCTCAGCTGCCATTTTGTAAGCACGTGTTTTTCCAGTGCATGGTGCGCTTTAATAATAATAACAGGCGCGGCAGCTTCAAAGCCTACACGGCCTTTGATACCGATGATGGTATCACCTACGTGAATATCGCGGCCAATGGCAAATGGGCCTGCTATGGTTTGTAAGTATTGGATGGCTTCGGAAGGATGTGCAAAAGTCTTGTCGTTTACACCAGTCAGTTCACCTTTCACAAATTTCAGTTTCACCTGCTCAGTACCTTCTTTGGTAAGTTGTGTAGGCCATGCTTCTTCAGGCAGGAAACCGTTGGAAGTCAGGGTCTCTTTACCACCTACGGATGTACCCCACATCCCTTTGTTGATGGAGTATGCAGCCTTTTCAAAGTTCATTTCCACACCTTTTTCTTTCAGGTAAGAAATTTCTGCTTCACGGCTCAGTTTCATGTCACGGATCGGGGTGATGATTTCAACCCCTGGGATCATGATATTAAAGATCATATCAAAACGAACCTGGTCGTTACCGGCACCGGTACTACCGTGTGCTACAGCATCTGCACCAACTTCTCTCACGTATTCGCCGATAGCGAGTGCCTGGCTCATACGCTCAGCACTTACGCTCAGTGGGTAAGTGTTGTTCTTCAGTACATTTCCGAAGATGAGGTATTTGATTACACTATCATAATAAGAGCGTACTGCATTTACCGTCTTGTGGCTCTTCACACCTAAATTGTAAGCGCGCTTTTCAATTTCCACCAGTTCTTCTTCAGAAAAACCGCCGGTATTCACGATTACAGAATGCACTTCATATCCTTTTTCTTCTGTCAGATATTTAACGCAATAGGAAGTATCGAGTCCTCCGCTAAATCCCAGTACTACTTTTTTCATTTACTTATAGTGATAATGATTGTTGATAATAATATTGTCTATCTATAAAAAATTAAACAGGAAGAATCTTTTCTTGCTCGCAGCAGCAGCGCCGCCGCCGCCGCTTCCTCCCTCTTTTTCTTTACCGCTCTTGAGCAGTACGAATCTTTTATACCGCAGCCAGCGTTCGAACAGTTTGAAGTTGTCAGAGAACTTACGCTTGCGCTGTGAATGCTGGATAGTGCCGTTTGCGGCGACCATCACCTGTGGCTGTATCACTACATTATAATGTTCTGCTGCCGC is a genomic window of Chitinophaga sp. LS1 containing:
- the era gene encoding GTPase Era; protein product: MHKAGFVNIFGKANAGKSTLMNALIGEKLAIVSPKVQTTRHRITGIVTTDEYQIVFSDTPGIIDPRYRLHEKMMGAVKSALEDADVALLMMDVKDNVAENLELFDSLKLKAKCLLVINKMDVMEKEKLEEIVKQCEDWGKATVITISALQKKGVDALLKQIVSMLPESDPFYPEDTLTDKSTRFFVAEIIREKIFHLYEEEIPYHTAVVVTQYQEKTTLTKISAEIIVTRDTQKGIILGDKGTGIRRLGTMAREDIEKFIGQKVFLELFVKVRGKWRDNDLYLKEYGY
- a CDS encoding M20 family metallo-hydrolase, producing the protein MWNQQLYADAVELLKSLIATPSLSREEQDTAKLIGEFLSARNIPFNQHLNNIWAQNKYFDPAKPVIVFNSHHDTVKPNPQYTRNPFSPDIEDGKLYGLGSNDAGGCLVSLIATFLHFYDRQDLKYNIILTATAEEEISGHNGIESILDQLPAIEFAIVGEPTQTQLAIAEKGLMVLDCTVYGKAGHAARNEGENALYKALPDIEWFRTYQYPKVSETLGPVKMSVTVINTSNKAHNVVPADVSFVVDVRVTEQYSLEEILEIIQENVKCEIKPRSIRMRPSGIPLDHPFVQAGVRLGKTCYGSPTTSDQALIPSTSIKMGPGDSARSHTADEFIFVDEVRQGIDSYISLLEEIIKN
- the argB gene encoding acetylglutamate kinase, with the protein product MIDLFVIKVGGNVIDNPALLDAFLQKFSNIQGKKILIHGGGKIATRIGDKLGIESKYVDGRRITDADTIDVVTMVYGGLVNKQLVAKLQANGCNAIGMTGADANIIPAVKRPVKEIDYGFVGDINNDQVQSAPLKALLEADLTPVFASLTHDGKGQILNTNADTIASALAIAMSKIYNVRLIYCFEKKGVLHDAQDDNAVINLIDRQIYNELLADGVLTDGILPKLNNAFAAIESGVNEVLIGHADDVLSNTSDTVAGTLIR
- a CDS encoding TonB-dependent receptor, giving the protein MRQFLLLWLVFSAVSVHAQTVLTGIITDKKTGHPLEGVSVSILSADNTGAHSNANGVYRILLPSQGTFTIKATYLGFQPLTTAVHTNGTSTNADLQLEETGLFVQPVEITSLRVGQHAPFTQSTITAEEIKKQNLGQDLPILLNQMPGVVTNSDAGTGIGYTSMRVRGTDITRINVTNNGIPVNDAESQGTYFVDIPDLASSVSSIQLQRGVGTSTNGAGAFGASLNISTNDYREKAYGEIYNSFGSFNSWKNTVKAGTGLINGHFTVDARLSRVTSDGYIDRASSNLKAFYTSAAYISKNTAIRLNISSGTEKTYQAWNGVPQDSLATHRTYNSAGQKSDGSYYNNETDNYQMDNYQLFLNQALSDKLNFTVAAHYTKGKGYYEQYKEAQAYSAYGLTNPVINDAEVTSTDLIRQLWLDNDFYGSIFSVNYQGTKFSWSVGGGWNRYEGNHNGQIIWAQYAIDKNYKYYNLDAMKRDANIYWKGEYKVTKALRVFADLQYRDVKYNIDGFEDNPTLIQHNKYNFFNPKAGITYSLNEQQDVYASFAIGNKEPNRDDFEAAKLQTPKAESLRDVEAGYTLHTHDLVLQANVYYMNYKNQLVQTGKLNEVGAYTRTNIPKSYRAGIELQGTQRLGRYFSIGLNAALSQNKVKNFVSYIDNYDTGGQDTVVSSSSNIAFSPAFVGGYTLTAKPIKNLEIALIGKYVSRQYLDNTGGKERSLDGYYTNDLRINYIVPQKLFKELGVQFMLNNIWNAMYSPNGYTYMYREGGQLYSSNGYYPMAGTNFFAGVNIGF
- the argH gene encoding argininosuccinate lyase → MKIWQKDKAALAEVDKFTVGKDREMDAFLAPFDVLGSLAHTTMLQTIGLLTADELAVLQKELKQIYKEIQEGNFVLEDGVEDIHSQVELLLTRRLGEVGKKIHSGRSRNDQVLVDLKLFLRSELQILVKEVKGLFDLLQQKSEEYKDRLMPGYTHLQIAMPSSFGLWFGAYAESLVDDLTMLQGAYKVVNKNPLGSAAGYGSSFPLNRTLTTQLLGFDDLNYNVVYAQMGRGKTEKIVSFALAGIAASLAKMAMDATLFMNQNFGFITFPDELTTGSSIMPHKKNPDVWELIRSHCNKLQALPNEIAMMITNLPLGYHRDLQLLKENLFPAFGVLKDCIQMTGLMLSNIRIKENILDDAKYQYLFSVEVVNKLVLEGVPFREAYKQVGLDIEKGNFAPEKAVQHTHEGSIGNPGTAEINKMMEDVLKGFNFVKVDAAIAALTK
- a CDS encoding single-stranded DNA-binding protein is translated as MIRLSVIGHLGHDALKKVINGKSVLSFSVAQNEQFKDLMGVVQERTTWINCSVWGRDNLGPYLKKGTLVYVEGRPVFKGYAGKQGEVLAGVNMRVAELALLPGARGVLGTGSAGVEEERSEEELERENEEDDDDEGVRNDLPF